In Glycine max cultivar Williams 82 chromosome 7, Glycine_max_v4.0, whole genome shotgun sequence, a single window of DNA contains:
- the LOC121175157 gene encoding uncharacterized protein, giving the protein MDMMSKHKTMQIDSVGCLMSKHTNDFYLDSDYSWIGVEKAQPWWRTTERDELACFISRKSLNHIENCDLPPTQKYLIGQPCADISYIKIRTSSFDREANSSAFSSFNIQAKRSFESELMHWKLGPSTNKGNLNIQVKRNGHVTM; this is encoded by the exons ATGGATATGATGTCTAAACACAAGACAATGCAGATTGATTCTGTTGGTTGTTTAATGTCCAAGCATACAAATGATTTCTACTTAGATTCTGATTATTCATGGATTGGAGTTGAGAAGGCACAACCATGGTGGAGAACTACAGAAAGAGATGAGTTAGCTTGCTTTATTTCGCGCAAATCACTCAACCATATTGAGAATTGTGACCTTCCACCTACACAGAAGTATCTCATAGGACAACCTTGTGCTGATATCAGTTATATCAAAATAAGAACATCATCTTTTGACCGGGAAGCCAATTCCAGCGCCTTTTCCAGTTTCAACATTCAAGCAAAGAGAAGTTTTGAATCAGAATTGATGCATTGGAAGCTGGGGCCTTCAACCAATAAAGGGAATTTAAATATTCAAG TAAAAAGAAACGGACATGTTACCATGTGA
- the LOC100776604 gene encoding uncharacterized protein C630.12, with the protein MKQLELTLLLCLFWALTLLYGEMFAYWVPPIFTCSWPHLLRTSSSSMVETDSGNYQADYVKVAVIADPQLMDKTSLRLPAKSLALELVEFYTDLNMRRSFVASVLPFKPDVILLLGDYFDGGPYLSDEEWQESFNRFRHIFGLNAQGKYTDMPVYYIPGNHDIGYESLHSLKPEVIRRYEETFGIRNYRFTVGKVDFIAVDAQTLDGHPQNLLTSQTWDFVKNISADDVVHPRVLLTHIPLYRRDDTYCGPDRSSPIINQRIRHSLNGNTNDISYQNYVSEKSSKYLLDTIKPKLILSGHDHDQCTVSHQSKSGPVNEHTLGTISWQQGNLYPSFMLLSVDNSTHPNASIPKEALLTHLCYLPMQTHIYIWYIVLFILTLLAALFWPTSGTSFWHQCCGLFGYCKQLIACIFSRSETKEKDEDANYEYEMMWDAEGTMHLVKKTLNASTVNSNDQSLGERGYVVMRAAARKNTAQEGDLSVNVDMASGIGLDPVAKMPPRTGKSKTKIIVQRLIRTLRMLTVISAVNVPLYMMLLFKDWIDK; encoded by the exons ATGAAGCAACTCGAGTTAACTCTGTTGCTGTGCCTCTTTTGGGCACTAACCCTTCTCTATGGTGAGATGTTCGCTTACTGGGTTCCGCCCATCTTCACCTGTTCCTGGCCCCATCTTCTccgcacctcttcgtcttcaaTG GTTGAAACAGACAGCGGGAACTATCAAGCTGATTATGTTAAAGTTGCTGTTATCGCAGATCCACAG CTCATGGATAAAACTTCTCTCCGTCTTCCTGCAAAATCACTTGCACTGGAACTTGTGGAATTCTACACTGATTTAAACATGCGTAGATCATTCGTTGCATCTGTCCTGCCTTTCAAACCTGATGTCATATTACTTTTAGGTGATTACTTTGATGGAGGTCCTTATTTATCAGATGAAGA ATGGCAGGAGTCTTTCAATCGCTTCAGGCATATCTTTGGTTTGAATGCACAAGGAAAATACACAGACATGCCAGTTTACTATATTCCGGGAAACCATGATATTGGGTATGAAAGTCTTCATTCTCTAAAGCCAGAG GTTATCCGACGCTATGAGGAAACATTTGGGATTAGGAACTACAGATTTACAGTTGGCAAAGTGGATTTTATTGCCGTTGATGCACAAACTCTGGATG GACACCCACAAAATCTTCTGACTTCTCAAACTTGGGATTTTGTGAAGAATATCTCTGCTG ATGATGTGGTTCATCCAAGAGTCTTATTGACACATATTCCTTTATATCGACGTGATGATACGTACTGTGGTCCTGATCGTAGTTCCCCAATTATCAATCAG aGGATACGTCACAGTCTAAATGGCAATACTAATGATATATC GTATCAAAATTATGTTTCTGAGAAGTCATCAAAGTACTTACTAGATACAATCAAACCT AAGCTTATTTTATCTGGTCATGATCATGATCAGTGCACTGTCAGTCATCAATCTAAATCTGGGCCTGTAAACGAG CACACCCTAGGTACTATAAGTTGGCAACAAGGAAACTTGTATCCTTCTTTCATGCTGTTATCAGTTGATAACTCAACTCATCCAAATGCTTCCATTCCTAAAGAGGCTTTGTTGACTCATCTATGTTACCTTCCCATGCAAACACACATTTACATATG GTATATTGTGCTATTTATTCTGACCCTTCTTGCTGCCCTATTTTGGCCAACAAGTGGCACGAGTTTCTGGCATCAGTGTTGCGGCTTATTTGGCTATTGTAAACAACTAATAGCTTGCATCTTTTCTAGAAGCGAAACGAAAGAAAAGGATGAGGACGCTAACTATGAATATGAGATGATGTGGGATGCAGAAGGAACAATGCATCTTGTAAAGAAAACCTTGAATGCATCTACTGTAAATTCAAATGACCAGAGCTTAGGGGAAAG GGGTTACGTTGTGATGCGAGCAGCGGCTAGAAAAAATACTGCTCAGGAAGGAGATCTCTCTGTGAATGTGGATATGGCTTCAGGCATTGGTCTTGATCCTGTAGCAAAAATGCCTCCCAGAACGGGCAAATCAAAGACAAAAATTATAGTCCAGAGATTGATACGCACACTGCGAATGCTTACTGTCATTTCAGCAGTGAATGTTCCTCTTTACATGATGTTGCTATTCAAGGATTGGATTGATAAATAG
- the LOC100780861 gene encoding probable RNA-binding protein ARP1 yields MTMMSSNNNNNNNNVGEFGDTTLTKVFVGGLAWETPKDALKDHFEKYGEILEAVIISDKHTAKSKGYGFVTFKEAEAAKKACEDSATLVINGRRANCNLACLGARRPRSSSNVSPPPQPQGGSNGGVVKNNASSPPAINHVQPYYYPVRTTAALPFHNHTLPFYGYAPTYIVTDVNYNYNQKLCYGSGGTYMNGQHVYPRQAIVGANTLMPMYPLYQYHHPTETIGVPAHNFYPTASWAPMTIMSKPSSIVPHTGTVGTGECFKRVV; encoded by the exons ATGACGATGAtgagcagcaacaacaacaacaacaacaacaacgttgGAGAATTTGGAGACACCACTCTGACTAAGGTTTTTGTTGGGGGCTTAGCTTGGGAGACTCCGAAGGATGCCCTCAAAGACCACTTTGAGAAGTATGGTGAGATCCTTGAAGCTGTCATCATTTCCGATAAGCACACTGCCAAATCCAAAGGCTATGGCTtt gtgACTTTCAAGGAGGCTGAGGCTGCCAAGAAGGCTTGTGAGGATTCAGCAACTCTCGTTATCAATGGCCGTCGAGCAAATTGCAATCTTGCTTGCCTAGGTGCTCGTCGCCCAAGGTCTTCTTCCAATGTTTCACCACCTCCACAACCACAAG GAGGATCAAACGGTGGAGTAGTGAAGAACAATGCATCAAGCCCACCAGCCATTAATCACGTGCAGCCATATTATTATCCAGTGAGGACAACTGCTGCTCTGCCATTCCATAATCACACTCTTCCTTTCTATGG GTATGCGCCTACCTACATTGTGACGGACGTAAACTACAATTACAATCAG AAACTGTGCTATGGTAGCGGTGGGACCTACATGAATGGGCAGCATGTGTACCCGAGGCAGGCTATTGTGGGTGCCAACACACTGATGCCAATGTACCCTCTTTATCAGTATCATCATCCAACGGAGACCATAGGTGTACCAGCTCACAACTTTTATCCAACGGCATCATGGGCCCCAATGACCATCATGTCCAAGCCATCGTCTATCGTTCCTCATACAG GTACAGTTGGCACAGGTGAGTGCTTTAAAAGGGTTGTCTGA
- the LOC100781943 gene encoding tyrosine-sulfated glycopeptide receptor 1 produces the protein MTNHHLKHSILSSVFLMPSPSSSSFAYSLYMVSKLMVTIIVPLFLLSLFVVQVSSCNQIDKLSLLAFSGNISTSPPYPSLNWSDSLDCCSWEGITCDGDLRVTHLLLPSRGLTGFISPSLTNLSSLSQLNLSHNRLSGTLQHHFFSLLNHLLVLDLSYNRLSGELPPFVGDISGKNSSGGVIQELDLSSNLFNGTLPNSLLEHLAAAAAGGSFVSLNVSNNSLTGHIPTSLFCVNDHNSSSLRFLDYSSNEFDGAIQPGLGACSKLEKFKAGFNFLSGPIPSDLFDAVSLTEISLPLNRLTGTIADGIVGLTNLTVLELYSNHFTGSIPHDIGELSKLERLLLHVNNLTGTMPPSLINCVNLVVLNLRVNLLEGNLSAFNFSRFLGLTTLDLGNNHFTGVLPPTLYACKSLSAVRLASNKLEGEISPKILELESLSFLSISTNKLRNVTGALRILRGLKNLSTLMLSMNFFNEMIPQDVNIIEPDGFQKLQVLGFGGCNFTGQIPGWLVKLKKLEALDLSFNQISGPIPLWLGTLPQLFYMDLSVNLLTGVFPVELTELPALASQQANDKVERTYFELPVFANANNVSLLQYNQLSGLPPAIYLGSNHLNGSIPIEIGKLKVLHQLDLKKNNFSGNIPVQFSNLTNLEKLDLSGNQLSGEIPDSLRRLHFLSFFSVAFNNLQGQIPTGGQFDTFSNSSFEGNVQLCGLVIQRSCPSQQNTNTTAASRSSNKKVLLVLIIGVSFGFAFLIGVLTLWILSKRRVNPGGVSDKIEMESISAYSNSGVHPEVDKEASLVVLFPNKNNETKDLTIFEILKSTENFSQANIIGCGGFGLVYKATLPNGTTLAIKKLSGDLGLMEREFKAEVEALSTAQHENLVALQGYGVHDGFRLLMYNYMENGSLDYWLHEKPDGASQLDWPTRLKIAQGASCGLAYLHQICEPHIVHRDIKSSNILLNEKFEAHVADFGLSRLILPYHTHVTTELVGTLGYIPPEYGQAWVATLRGDVYSFGVVMLELLTGRRPVDVCKPKMSRELVSWVQQMRIEGKQDQVFDPLLRGKGFEGQMLKVLDVASVCVSHNPFKRPSIREVVEWLKNVGSDNQPTQK, from the coding sequence ATGACCAACCATCACCTCAAACACTCCATTCTATCCTCAGTTTTTCTCATGCCATCACCATCTTCATCTTCCTTTGCATATTCCCTTTACATGGTTTCCAAGTTAATGGTCACTATCATAGTACCCTTATTCCTTTTGTCCTTGTTTGTTGTTCAAGTCTCCTCTTGTAACCAGATTGATAAACTCTCCCTCTTGGCCTTCTCTGGGAACATATCCACCTCTCCACCTTATCCTTCTCTCAATTGGTCTGATTCTCTTGATTGTTGTAGTTGGGAAGGCATTACTTGTGATGGAGATCTTAGAGTCACACACCTTTTGCTACCATCTAGAGGTCTCACTGGCTTCATCTCCCCCTCTCTCACAaacctctcttctctctctcagcTTAATCTCTCCCATAATAGATTGTCTGGTACTCTCCAACACCACTTTTTCTCATTGCTCAATCACTTGCTGGTTCTTGATTTGAGCTACAACCGTCTCTCTGGTGAATTGCCACCTTTTGTTGGTGATATCAGTGGCAAAAATAGTAGTGGTGGTGTTATTCAGGAGCTGGATTTGTCTAGTAACCTCTTCAATGGGACACTTCCAAATTCTTTGCTTGAGCACTTGGCAGCTGCAGCAGCTGGAGGGAGTTTTGTGTCTTTGAATGTTAGTAATAACAGCCTCACAGGTCATATTCCCACTTCTCTCTTTTGCGTGAATGACCATAACTCATCCTCTCTCAGATTCTTGGATTATTCCTCCAATGAATTTGATGGTGCCATTCAGCCTGGACTAGGAGCATGTTCCAAGTTGGAGAAGTTTAAAGCAGGTTTCAATTTTCTGTCAGGGCCTATCCCAAGTGATCTTTTTGATGCTGTTTCTCTCACAGAAATCTCATTGCCCCTTAATAGACTCACTGGAACAATTGCTGATGGCATTGTTGGCCTTACCAACCTCACAGTTTTGGAGCTCTACTCCAATCATTTCACAGGTTCAATCCCCCATGATATTGGTGAACTCTCCAAGTTGGAACGGCTACTCCTTCATGTCAACAATTTGACAGGTACTATGCCCCCATCTCTGATTAACTGTGTCAATCTTGTGGTGTTGAATTTAAGGGTCAACCTCTTGGAGGGAAATCTCTCTGCATTCAATTTCTCAAGATTCCTCGGACTTACCACACTTGACCTTGGCAACAATCATTTTACTGGTGTTTTACCACCAACCCTTTATGCATGCAAGTCACTTTCAGCTGTGAGGCTAGCATCTAATAAGCTTGAGGGAGAGATTTCACCCAAGATACTTGAACTAGAGTCTCTGTCTTTCCTATCAATTTCTACTAACAAGTTGAGGAATGTCACTGGGGCTCTTAGAATACTCAGGGGGCTCAAGAACCTTAGTACCCTTATGCTCTCCATGAATTTTTTCAATGAAATGATACCACAAGATGTTAACATAATAGAGCCAGATGGATTCCAAAAACTCCAGGTTTTAGGCTTTGGTGGTTGTAATTTCACAGGTCAAATACCAGGTTGGCTTGTAAAACTGAAGAAGCTTGAGGCCTTGGACCTGTCCTTTAATCAAATTAGTGGTCCAATTCCTCTTTGGTTGGGTACACTTCCTCAGCTTTTCTACATGGACTTGTCTGTTAACCTCCTTACAGGAGTATTTCCGGTAGAGCTCACAGAACTCCCAGCACTGGCATCTCAACAGGCAAATGATAAAGTAGAAAGGACTTACTTTGAGTTACCTGTCTTTGCTAATGCAAACAATGTTTCCCTACTGCAATATAATCAGCTTTCAGGCCTACCTCCAGCAATATATCTCGGAAGCAATCACCTTAATGGAAGTATCCCTATTGAGATTGGGAAACTCAAAGTCCTTCATCAGCTGGATCTGAAAAAGAACAACTTCTCTGGCAATATACCAGTTCAGTTTTCAAACTTGACTAACTTAGAGAAACTAGACCTCTCAGGAAACCAACTATCTGGGGAAATTCCTGATTCCCTCAGAAGATTACatttcttgtcttttttcaGTGTAGCATTCAATAATCTTCAAGGACAGATACCCACTGGTGGTCAATTTGATACTTTCTCCAACTCCAGCTTTGAAGGAAATGTGCAATTGTGCGGTTTGGTTATTCAGCGCTCTTGTCCTTCTCAACAAAATACTAATACTACTGCAGCTAGTCGCAGCTCAAACAAAAAAGTACTGCTTGTACTCATCATTGGAGTCAGTTTTGGCTTTGCATTCCTGATAGGAGTGTTGACACTGTGGATACTCTCCAAGAGGAGGGTCAATCCAGGAGGAGTGTCTGACAAGATTGAAATGGAATCAATTTCTGCCTATTCCAACAGTGGAGTTCATCCTGAGGTTGACAAGGAGGCTAGCTTAGTGGTATTGTTTCCCAACAAGAATAACGAAACCAAGGACCTTACCATATTTGAGATCCTAAAATCCACTGAAAATTTCAGTCAGGCAAACATTATAGGATGTGGGGGTTTTGGTTTGGTTTACAAAGCAACATTACCAAATGGAACTACACTGGCCATCAAGAAACTTTCAGGAGACTTGGGCCTCATGGAAAGGGAATTCAAAGCAGAAGTAGAGGCTTTGTCAACTGCACAACATGAGAATCTGGTGGCATTACAAGGCTATGGTGTGCATGATGGATTCCGGCTTCTCATGTATAATTACATGGAAAATGGAAGCCTGGATTACTGGTTGCATGAAAAGCCTGATGGTGCATCTCAACTTGATTGGCCAACTCGCTTGAAGATTGCACAAGGTGCAAGCTGTGGTTTGGCTTATTTGCATCAGATATGCGAACCACACATTGTGCATCGCGATATCAAGTCGAGCAATATACTccttaatgaaaaatttgagGCACATGTTGCTGATTTTGGGTTGTCCAGATTGATTCTTCCATATCATACTCATGTTACAACTGAACTTGTAGGTACATTAGGCTACATACCCCCAGAGTATGGACAAGCATGGGTGGCTACTTTGAGAGGAGATGTGTACAGCTTTGGGGTTGTCATGCTTGAGCTGCTCACTGGGAGGAGGCCTGTAGATGTATGCAAGCCAAAAATGTCAAGGGAGTTGGTTAGCTGGGTTCAACAGATGAGGATTGAAGGAAAACAAGATCAAGTATTTGACCCTCTTCTAAGAGGAAAGGGGTTTGAAGGACAGATGCTGAAGGTACTGGATGTGGCTTCCGTGTGTGTTAGCCACAATCCTTTCAAGAGACCAAGCATCAGAGAAGTTGTTGAATGGCTGAAGAATGTTGGATCAGACAACCAGCCAACACAGAAATAA